From Cyprinus carpio isolate SPL01 chromosome A7, ASM1834038v1, whole genome shotgun sequence, a single genomic window includes:
- the LOC109092612 gene encoding neuron navigator 2-like isoform X3, translated as MIENIDVCLSFLAAKGVNIHGLSAEEIRNGNLKAILGLFFSLSRYKQQQQTNRQTHTQHTHTHAPLSQQSSAPDQLNSTSHGTHTHKSQPEMQSRDGSQSKLKFSIGQKKSSRLPGPTSRMSTAGSESSPRGSISSAGNRRSQVFSDKSKPAAAQAKESSENVTSHGVTEHTLSSLASACTSVSTSTVASSSSSSSSSSAIPQPNSSSKPWRSKSQSTKHTATSTAPSTVLSIKPDPQAKQPVPAEPPPKAVPQKSMLEKLKLFNSKGGSKSSTPAEGAVTPTVGKDAGLVLEKVKAGSNTEPIEEMDGNVRPTNGSSAVTMTTSSPKIALKGIAQRTLSRALTAKKASTKALEKEKQKDRAKEKDKNGKEGSKRVPASEKVETKEEVKEEVVPSSRVAPSEAEPRKASKIASFIPKGGKVGGTKKDSSAPVQSGIPKPGSKNSGNGAVKSSALPLGGKDNERPRSMRLGEGLGLHRDSRHSSSSSSLASTEGKGHQSAAPVANGTQSTASNTVSVQLPQPQQQYSHPNTATVAPFMYRSQNEADGNADTNPSSGCRSGDSSSFSKINQSSTEDLSGEDPETRRLRTVRNIADLRQNLEETMSSLRGTQITHSTLETTFDGGVTTEMSSRSILSMASRPAPLSWASRMGQSSPRLQAGDAPSVGNSYQSRSGGVASGQGRYLYRAPLRKQLAVRGSALCGLELGDRVEDLELAGVGLEMSGYMSDGDVLAKNARTDELTSGYMTDGGLSLYTRRLNRMPDGMAVVRETLQRNASTGQGDADSWDDSSSVSSGISDAIDTDDINTSSSISSYANTPAASRKAVNGQPQTDAEKHSAAEHTTAWSTDEVKKSDGGLDCDIKMEAGLKWRRNPTDVSEESDKSSSGRKTAPITQTGSWRRGMSAQVGVTVPQTKSTTVATGTGMIKTQGTGKTDDAKVSEKGHMSPSSNIVQHSSSDAGRSSGDEAKKTPAGRVPTSTFGFKKPNGVHGPATMVTTSSITLVTASGATITSGSATLGKIPKSSALLVGGRGSLKGAVDGLLPSQEDGYLSPSARSTLQYRSLPRPSRSGATARNGNRSSTSSIESSLSSRTPVLAAVTASKPKDSATKTNGHIIQANQTDKEKGVASEMDNLRTNPIVSGGGAATIPQTARQGNKYSEVSSPTLRRLFGGKAAKQAPVTTAEGMKNSVIISNPHATFGHTQSSGGPLDSPSTIPGSGGSSPLYGGRGASIGGSEQASSPGSVYSTGTGTWGTTISSSSALGYPSVSSMHTSSESIDMSVGSGHHRDDVHPVLMRTGSAKTESPLSSPSASPKFSRNTLPRKQDRYTPSSQLRQEEARDWLRSHSAGGLQDSPFSTGSSLTSPSGTRFNFAQLGSPTTGAQINLASLRNNSLTNQDNPLDSHGDSRLRNSCMSLDEKTRTMSRSGSFRDGFEEVHGSSLSLVSSTSSVYSTTEEKSQSEIRKLRRELDASQEKVSALTTQLSANAHLVAAFEQSLGNMTIRLKSITMTAEQKDSELNELRKTIELLKKQNAVAQAAINGVINTPELTCKSERTGNNGAQPDLRMRRQHSSDSVSSINSATSHSSLGSNMDNPDSNSKKKKKNWVYELRSSFKQAFSKKKSPKSASSHSDIEEMTDSSLPSSPKLPHNGTSTSALLLRNTHSSSILSDCLDGEAETVMQLRSELREKEMKLTDIRLEALSSAHQLDQLREAMNHMQVEIEKLKVENDRLKLESQASGSRASVYNPTSTSSATPGLSEHSLNLTESTSFNMLLDDSSGDGSSRKESRHVKIVVSLQEDVMWKEDCRTRDYLIGCIGVSGKTKWDVLDGVVRRLFKEYIRHVDPVSHLGLGSDSVEGYRIGDVIRSSGADTPELLPCGYLVGENDTINISLKGVNSQSEDSLVFETLIPKPMLQRYVSLLQEHRRIILSGPSGTGKSYLAHRLAEHLALREGKLPNESNIVTFSVDHKSSKELRQYLANIVEQCSTDGQETEAPLVLILDNLHHVSSLGEIFNGLLNCKYQRCPYIIGTMSQATSSAPNLQLHHNFRWVLCANHMEPIKGFLCRFLRRKLIETEIGSRTRNPELVKIIDWIPQVWHHLNRFLEAHSSSDVTIGPRLFLSCPMDVDGSRVWFTDLWNYSIIPYMLEAVREGLQLYGRRAAWEDPALWVLETFPWAASHQHPDWPALLQLRPEDVGFDGYSASREGLNKQSTQSDSDADPLMNMLLRLKEAASCSSPPSYDSDSNSNSHHDDILDSSLESTL; from the exons AATCATCAGAGAATGTCACCTCACACGGCGTGACTGAGCACACTCTGTCATCCCTGGCGTCCGCCTGCACCTCTGTCAGCACCAGCACTGTggcatcttcatcttcatcttcatcttcatcgtCAGCCATCCCCCAGCCCAACTCAAGTAGCAAACCCTGGAGAAGCAAATCTCAGAGCACCAAGCACACTGCTACCTCCACCGCTCCCTCCACGGTGCTTTCCATCAAACCAGATCCCCAAGCCAAGCAGCCCGTGCCTGCAGAGCCACCACCGAAAGCTGTGCCTCAGAAGTCCATGCTGGAAAAACTCAAACTTTTCAACAGCAAAGGTGGCTCCAAGTCATCCACACCAGCAGAGGGCGCGGTTACGCCAACAGTAGGAAAAGATGCCGGTTTGGTTTTAGAAAAAGTCAAGGCTGGCTCCAATACAGAACCCATTGAGGAAATGGATGGTAACGTTAGACCCACGAACGGATCGAGTGCTGTTACCATGACAACCAGCAGCCCAAAGATTGCACTAAAGGGCATTGCACAGCGGACACTTAGCCGGGCACTCACGGCGAAAAAAGCTTCAACTAAAGCCTTagagaaagaaaagcaaaaagaCCGAGCTAAGGAGAAAGACAAAAATGGGAAAGAGGGCTCAAAGCGTGTCCCTGCCTCCGAAAAGGTAGAGACCAAAGAGGAAGTTAAGGAGGAAGTTGTTCCCTCAAGCAGAGTTGCTCCCTCCGAGGCAGAGCCCAGGAAAGCCTCCAAGATCGCCAGCTTTATACCCAAAGGTGGCAAGGTGGGAGGTACCAAGAAAGATAGCTCCGCCCCTGTGCAAAGTGGAATTCCAAAACCAGGAAGTAAAAACTCAGGAAATGGAGCGGTAAAGAGTTCAGCGTTGCCCCTCGGTGGAAAAGACAACGAGAGGCCCCGCAGTATGCGTCTGGGCGAGGGTCTGGGACTTCATAGGGACAGCCGGCATTCCTCGTCCTCTTCCAGCCTGGCTTCCACTGAGGGGAAAGGACACCAGAGCGCCGCCCCGGTGGCCAATGGAACACAATCTACAGCCAGCAACACAGTCAGTGTGCAGCTGCCTCAACCCCAGCAGCAGTACAGCCACCCCAACACAGCCACCGTAGCACCCTTCATGTACAG GTCTCAGAATGAGGCAGATGGAAACGCTGACACAAACCCAAGCTCTGGATGTCGTAGTGGTGACTCCAGTAGCTTCAGTAAGATCAACCAGTCTTCTACTGAGGACCTGTCAG GTGAAGATCCAGAGACCAGACGACTGAGGACTGTCAGAAATATTGCTGACCTGCGGCAGAATTTAGAAGAGACCATGTCAAGTTTGCGGGGGACACAGATCACACACAG TACACTGGAGACCACTTTTGATGGTGGCGTTACTACTGAAATGAGCAGTCGAAGCATCCTCAGCATGGCATCTCGACCCGCGCCGCTGTCCTGGGCCAGTCGCATGGGCCAGTCCAGCCCTCGTCTACAAGCAGGAGATGCTCCCTCGGTTGGTAACAGCTATCAGTCCCGCAGCGGAGGTGTGGCGTCCGGCCAGGGCCGGTATCTGTATCGGGCTCCTCTACGGAAGCAGCTGGCAGTGCGCGGCAGCGCCCTCTGTGGCCTGGAGCTGGGAGACAGGGTGGAGGATCTGGAGCTGGCAGGTGTGGGTCTGGAAATGAGCGGCTACATGAGTGATGGAGACGTGCTGGCTAAGAACGCACGCACTGATGAGCTGACCAGCGG gtACATGACGGATGGGGGATTGAGTCTGTATACGCGGCGATTAAACCGGATGCCGGATGGAATGGCAGTGGTACGGGAAACTCTGCAGCGTAATGCCTCCACCGGCCAGGGAGATGCTGACAG ttgggATGACAGTAGTTCCGTCAGCAGTGGGATCAGTGATGCTATTGATACTGATGACATCAACACCAGCTCCTCCATAAGCTCTTACGCCAACACCCCCGCCGCGTCCCGTAAGGCAGTGAACGGACAG CCTCAGACAGATGCAGAGAAGCATTCAGCAGCCGAACACACCACTGCTTGGTCCACTGATGAAGTTAAGAAGTCAGATGGGGGTTTGGATTGCGACATCAAAATGGAAGCGGGTCTGAAGTGGCGGCGGAACCCTACAGATGTTTCAGAGGAGTCGGATAAGAGCAGCTCTGGACGGAAAACGGCACCCATCACTCAGACGGGCTCCTGGAGGAGGGGCATGAGTGCACAGGTGGGCGTGACTGTACCGCAGACGAAAAGTACAACAGTAGCCACGGGAACCGGCATGATTAAGACACAAGGGACAG GTAAAACAGATGATGCTAAGGTCTCCGAAAAAGGCCACATGTCTCCCAGTTCCAACATCGTCCAGCATTCCTCCTCCGACGCTGGTCGAAGCAGCGGAGACGAAGCCAAGAAAACACCCGCAGGCCGAGTCCCCACAAGCACATTTGGTTTCAAAAAGCCCAATGGCGTCCATGGCCCGGCCACTATGGTAACCACCTCCAGCATCACTCTGGTGACAGCAAGCGGCGCCACCATTACCAGCGGCTCTGCCACCCTGGGGAAGATTCCCAAGTCCTCCGCCCTTCTGGTCGGTGGGAGAGGGTCGTTAAAAGGAGCTGTGGATGGTTTATTGCCCTCTCAGGAGGATGGCTACCTGTCCCCCAGTGCTCGTTCAACACTGCAGTACAGAAGTCTACCTCGACCCTCTCGTTCTGGAGCCACGGCCCGTAACGGAAACCGATCGTCCACAAGCAGCATTGAGTCAAGCTTGAGCTCCCGGACACCTGTCCTTGCTGCTGTCACTGCCAGCAAACCGAAAGATTCTGCCACTAAAACCAATGGACACATAATCCAAGCCAATCAGACAGACAAAGAGAAGGGCGTGGCCTCAGAGATGGACAACCTGAGAACCAATCCGATTGTTTCGGGAGGAGGGGCGGCAACTATCCCACAGACAGCGAGACAGGGAAACAAGTATAGTGAGGTCTCGTCTCCAACATTGCGAAG ACTTTTTGGAGGAAAGGCTGCTAAACAAGCCCCGGTCACCACTGCAGAGGGCATGAAAAACTCAGTCATCATTTCCAACCCCCATGCTACCTTCGGGCACACCCAGTCCTCCGGTGGGCCCTTGGACTCCCCCTCCACAATACCAGGCAGCGGCGGCAGCAGTCCTCTGTACGGGGGTCGCGGTGCCAGCATAGGGGGCAGCGAACAAGCTTCCAGCCCTGGTTCGGTGTACTCTACAGGCACTGGGACCTGGGGCACAACCATCAGCAGCTCTTCGGCTCTCGGCTACCCCTCCGTCAGCAGCATGCACACCAGCAGCGAGTCCATCGACATGTCAGTGGGCAGCGGGCATCACCGTGACGATGTCCACCCAGTACTGATGAGAACGGGTAGTGCCAAGACAGAGAG tcccctctcctctccctctgcGAGTCCTAAATTCAGCCGTAACACATTGCCACGGAAGCAAGACAG GTACACCCCTTCATCACAGCTGCGTCAGGAAGAGGCACGTGATTGGCTGCGCTCACATTCAGCTGGAGGTTTGCAGGACTCTCCCTTCTCCACCGGCTCCAGCTTGACGTCACCATCCGGAACGCGATTTAATTTTGCTCAACTtg GAAGCCCCACCACAGGTGCTCAGATTAACCTAGCCAGCCTGCGCAACAACAGCTTGACCAATCAGGACAACCCGCTGGACAGCCATGGTGATTCCCGTCTGCGCAACTCCTGCATGTCACTGGACGAGAAGACTCGCACCATGAGCCGGTCGGGATCCTTCAGGGATGGGTTCGAGGAAg TTCATGGATCGTCTCTCTCGCTGGTGTCCAGCACCTCTTCTGTCTATTCAACG acgGAGGAGAAATCACAGTCAGAG ATCCGCAAGCTGCGTCGAGAACTGGACGCCTCCCAGGAAAAGGTGTCCGCCCTGACAACGCAACTCAGTGCTAAT GCCCACCTGGTGGCAGCGTTTGAGCAGAGTTTGGGCAACATGACCATCCGACTGAAGAGCATCACCATGACCGCAGAACAGAAG GACTCTGAGCTGAATGAGTTGAGGAAAACCATCGAGCTGCTAAAGAAGCAAAACGCAGTGGCTCAAGCGGCCATCAATGGCGTCATCAATACTCCAGAACTCACCTGCAAGAGTGAACGCACAG GTAATAATGGGGCGCAGCCGGACCTGCGCATGCGCAGACAGCACTCATCTGACAGCGTCTCCAGCATCAACAGCGCCACTAGCCACTCCAGCCTGGGCTCCAACATGGACAACCCTGACTCCAAcagtaagaagaagaagaagaactgg GTGTATGAG CTGCGGAGCTCCTTTAAACAGGCCTTCAGTAAGAAGAAATCACCTAAATCAGCCTCGTCCCACTCAGACATTGAGGAGATGACGGATTCCTCTCTCCCTTCCTCTCCCAAACTCCCTCACAACGGCACCAGCACCTCAGCACTGCTGCTCCGCAACACACACTCCAGCTcaat ACTGTCAGACTGTCTGGATGGGGAGGCggagactgtgatgcagctgcgTAGTGAGCTACGAGAGAAGGAGATGAAGTTGACAGACATTCGATTGGAAGCGCTAAGCTCCGCCCACCAGCTGGACCAGCTGCGGGAGGCTATGAACCACATGCAG GTGGAGATCGAGAAGTTAAAGGTGGAAAATGATCGCCTTAAGTTGGAAAGCCAAGCTAGTGGGAGCAGGGCGTCCGTCTATAACCCGACCTCGACCTCGTCCGCAACGCCTGGCCTGTCTGAACACAGCCTCAACCTCACAGAGTCCACCAGCTTCA ACATGTTGTTGGATGATTCTAGTGGAGATGGAAGCTCTCGTAAAGAGAGCAGACATGTGAAAATAGTTGTCAGTCTTCAAGAGGACGTCATGTGGAAAGAG GACTGCAGGACTCGAGACTATCTGATTGGATGCATTGGTGTCAGTGGAAAAACCAAGTGGGATGTTCTGGATGGAGTTGTACGGCGCTTGTTTAAG GAGTACATCAGGCATGTAGATCCGGTCAGTCATCTGGGTCTGGGTTCAGACAGTGTGGAGGGTTATCGTATTGGAGACGTGATCCGGTCCAGCGGAGCAGACACACCTGAGCTCCTGCCTTGTGGATACCTTGTGGGAGAGAATGACACAATCAACATCTCGCTGAAAG GTGTGAACTCTCAGTCGGAGGATTCTCTGGTCTTCGAGACATTGATTCCCAAACCCATGCTCCAGCGTTACGTGTCTTTGCTCCAGGAACATCGCAGGATCATCCTTTCAGGCCCCAGCGGTACTGGAAAATCTTACCTGGCCCACAGACTGGCGGAGCATCTGGCGCTGCGCGAGGGCAAACTGCCCAATGAGAGCAACATCGTCACCTTCAGTGTGGACCATAAATCCAGCAAG gAGTTGCGTCAGTACTTAGCAAATATAGTGGAGCAGTGCAGCACTGACGGGCAGGAGACTGAAGCCCCTCTTGTGCTCATTCTGGACAACCTTCATCACGTCAGCTCACTGGGAGAGATCTTCAACGGCTTGCTTAACTGCAAATACCAGCGCTG CCCGTATATAATCGGCACGATGAGTCAGGCGACATCTTCTGCTCCAAACCTGCAGCTTCATCATAACTTCAG ATGGGTGCTGTGTGCTAATCACATGGAGCCGATAAAAGGTTTCCTGTGCCGGTTTCTGAGGAGGAAGCTGATCGAGACAGAGATCGGCAGCCGAACACGTAACCCTGAGCTGGTGAAGATCATAGACTGGATCCCTCAGGTCTGGCACCACCTCAACCGCTTCTTGGAGGCCCACAGCTCCTCTGATGTGACCATTG GTCCACGTTTGTTCCTGTCATGTCCGATGGATGTGGACGGTTCTCGCGTTTGGTTCACTGACCTGTGGAATTATTCCATCATCCCCTACATGCTAGAGGCTGTGAGAGAAGGCTTACAG ctatacgGTCGCAGAGCTGCATGGGAGGATCCTGCGCTGTGGGTTCTGGAGACTTTTCCCTGGGCAGCTTCTCATCAACACCCTGATTGGCCAGCTCTGCTGCAGCTCCGCCCAGAGGACGTGGGCTTCGACGGATACTCTGCCTCCAGAGAGGGCCTTAACAAACAGAGTACTCAGAGTGACAGTGATGCCGACCCACTG ATGAACATGCTCCTGCGTCTAAAAGAGGCGGCCAGCTGCTCCAGCCCGCCGAGCTACGACAGCGACTCCAACAGCAACAGTCACCATGATGATATCCTGGACTCTTCGCTGGAGTCCACACTATGA